One genomic region from Candidatus Tisiphia endosymbiont of Dioctria linearis encodes:
- a CDS encoding helix-turn-helix domain-containing protein — MSTSPYSIDLREKVIKYLEAGNSQRSASRVFQLSPTTVNTWHVRYKKEGHYQARKYKGAKPSIEMDDFIKYVEENPNSKTEDIGKKFGISASGARYWLRQLGFSYKKKPLPMWKLMLKSDVSI, encoded by the coding sequence ATGTCAACTAGCCCATACAGTATAGATTTAAGAGAAAAAGTAATAAAATATCTAGAAGCAGGAAATAGTCAAAGGTCAGCATCTAGAGTTTTTCAATTGAGCCCTACAACAGTAAATACATGGCATGTAAGGTATAAGAAAGAAGGTCATTATCAAGCAAGGAAGTATAAAGGAGCAAAGCCTAGTATAGAAATGGATGATTTTATCAAGTATGTAGAAGAAAATCCTAATAGCAAAACGGAAGATATTGGTAAGAAATTTGGGATAAGCGCTAGTGGGGCAAGATATTGGCTAAGACAATTGGGATTTAGTTATAAAAAAAAGCCTTTACCTATGTGGAAGCTAATGCTGAAAAGCGATGTAAGTATTTAG
- a CDS encoding transposase has protein sequence MIERLFGRLKENKRIAMRFDKLDSTFLSFIALALAKLFKLFC, from the coding sequence ATTATTGAAAGGCTTTTTGGCAGACTTAAGGAAAATAAAAGAATTGCCATGCGTTTTGATAAGCTTGATTCCACCTTCCTCAGCTTTATCGCATTGGCTCTTGCTAAATTATTTAAATTATTTTGTTAA
- a CDS encoding peptidylprolyl isomerase, which produces MLNNIRNAADSFVMRILLGVIAFAFVGWGIKDVLHTSNNFDLITFSDANNISQEDFLKEKAEQIRAIQRQSGANLSEEDIKQLNIDNFIIKKLINNRIINYLVGYYNLDLTDDTVIELIKENPNFKNEHGLFDIERFKGFLKNSYINEEDYLSDIKEHTLKNLLISIFIESFPAPKIMVKNIVDYIAETRDVELVQIDLRRQSKDLVITPPTISQLEDLYQNNLTLFEVPEKRNLSYVKISSEMLCQKVHNNDEELLNFYQDNKEEFANKKFSEVKKQVNELLQQQKAEELKLLMIKNLEDDVASGSSLTEIAGKYELPIQNLESISYQDLAVNKIDIAQNADSIFDLAEGELSYPIELTEKGAFILVEIKSIQPSKVQEFSVVKEQVQKLWNEQYLKGLNLKTIETIAKEYTPTKNKEFLKVITSQSTAFSRSEIHNNHQLPAELLSAIFRTNIGSNTPVFQSKDKAYFAYIKSKKIDKKKNQEIQKKNEKDIASAIQNNVIDEMISYAIKKNKMKQVGS; this is translated from the coding sequence AATTTTGATTTGATTACCTTTTCTGATGCAAATAATATTAGCCAAGAAGATTTTCTAAAAGAAAAAGCCGAACAAATTCGGGCTATTCAAAGACAAAGTGGCGCAAATCTTAGTGAAGAAGATATAAAGCAGTTAAATATTGATAATTTTATTATTAAAAAACTTATCAATAACCGTATTATCAACTATTTAGTTGGCTATTATAATTTAGATTTAACTGATGATACTGTGATCGAGTTAATTAAGGAAAATCCTAATTTTAAGAATGAACATGGTCTATTTGACATAGAGAGATTTAAAGGTTTTTTAAAAAATTCTTACATTAATGAAGAAGATTATTTGTCTGACATTAAAGAACATACTTTAAAGAATCTTCTAATTAGCATTTTTATAGAATCATTTCCTGCGCCAAAGATAATGGTCAAAAATATTGTAGATTACATAGCTGAAACAAGAGATGTAGAACTTGTACAAATTGATCTACGACGTCAATCTAAAGACTTAGTAATAACTCCTCCAACCATATCGCAGTTAGAAGATTTATACCAAAATAACCTAACATTGTTTGAAGTACCGGAAAAACGTAATTTGTCTTATGTAAAAATATCAAGTGAAATGTTATGCCAAAAAGTTCATAATAATGATGAGGAGTTATTAAATTTTTATCAGGACAACAAAGAAGAATTTGCTAATAAAAAGTTTAGCGAGGTCAAAAAACAAGTTAACGAATTACTGCAACAACAAAAAGCAGAAGAATTGAAACTATTAATGATTAAAAATCTAGAAGATGACGTTGCATCTGGCTCAAGTTTAACAGAAATTGCTGGGAAATATGAATTACCCATACAAAATTTAGAGTCTATAAGTTATCAGGATTTAGCAGTTAATAAAATTGATATTGCCCAAAATGCGGACAGTATTTTTGATCTTGCAGAAGGGGAATTATCATATCCAATAGAATTAACTGAAAAAGGAGCTTTTATATTGGTTGAGATTAAGTCTATTCAACCAAGCAAAGTGCAAGAATTCTCGGTAGTTAAAGAGCAAGTGCAAAAACTATGGAATGAACAATATTTAAAAGGTCTAAATTTAAAAACCATAGAAACTATTGCTAAAGAGTACACCCCAACTAAGAATAAAGAATTTTTGAAAGTTATTACTAGCCAATCTACAGCTTTTTCTAGGTCTGAAATTCATAATAATCATCAGCTACCAGCAGAATTATTATCAGCAATTTTCCGGACTAATATTGGCTCCAATACTCCAGTTTTTCAGTCAAAAGATAAGGCGTATTTTGCTTATATAAAATCAAAGAAAATTGATAAGAAAAAAAACCAGGAAATTCAGAAAAAAAATGAGAAGGATATTGCAAGTGCCATACAAAATAATGTTATTGATGAGATGATTAGCTATGCTATCAAGAAAAACAAAATGAAACAGGTGGGATCGTAA
- the dapF gene encoding diaminopimelate epimerase: MFKKINFAKMHGLGNDFVIINQRDLPINCDLQQLSLNISNRRTGIGCDQFIIYDQKTNYYEMAVYNQNGSSAKLCGNASRCLTKLLHLDFGITEVTLKIYGKELSCKILSDNEIEVNTGVVSFEEDWMPSAEKIWPIMERYMIDIKEVICADIGNPHFIIFSDLATKDKEIIGEKLQAKELFTDGVNVNFASIKDNKIYLSVWERGVGLTLACGSGACASFASAVKLGFVSSPCEVVFQLGSLQMSKQGENIMMLGSTALVVRGEFFYG; encoded by the coding sequence GTGTTTAAAAAAATCAATTTCGCTAAAATGCATGGATTAGGTAATGATTTTGTGATTATCAATCAGCGTGATTTACCTATAAATTGTGATTTACAGCAATTATCGCTAAATATCTCCAATCGTCGTACTGGTATTGGTTGTGATCAGTTTATTATTTACGATCAAAAAACTAATTACTATGAAATGGCTGTATATAACCAAAATGGCTCAAGTGCCAAATTATGTGGGAATGCTTCAAGATGTCTCACCAAGTTGTTACATCTTGATTTCGGTATAACAGAAGTTACTTTAAAAATATACGGAAAAGAATTGTCTTGTAAGATATTAAGTGACAACGAGATCGAGGTGAATACTGGGGTAGTTAGTTTTGAGGAAGATTGGATGCCTTCAGCCGAAAAGATTTGGCCAATTATGGAGCGTTATATGATTGATATCAAGGAAGTTATTTGTGCTGATATTGGCAATCCACATTTTATTATTTTTAGTGATTTAGCTACTAAAGATAAAGAAATAATTGGAGAGAAATTACAAGCAAAAGAGTTGTTTACTGATGGGGTTAACGTTAATTTTGCTTCAATCAAGGATAATAAAATTTATTTATCGGTTTGGGAAAGAGGAGTTGGCTTAACTCTTGCTTGTGGTAGTGGGGCATGTGCTAGCTTTGCTTCAGCAGTAAAGCTTGGCTTTGTTAGCTCTCCTTGTGAAGTAGTCTTTCAATTAGGTAGTCTACAAATGTCAAAACAAGGGGAGAATATCATGATGCTTGGGTCTACTGCTTTAGTGGTACGTGGAGAGTTTTTTTATGGCTAA
- a CDS encoding transposase, producing the protein MNRANNKKRTQETRTPMKVSHYKFFCGVLYVLRTGVPWRDLSSEYGNWHTIYTRYKRWSENGFFWHLLYHLQSVKQLLMDIVFVDGSIVPLHRHGGGALKK; encoded by the coding sequence ATTAATAGAGCCAATAATAAAAAGAGAACTCAGGAAACCAGGACGCCAATGAAAGTGAGTCATTATAAATTTTTTTGTGGCGTTCTGTATGTACTGAGGACAGGAGTGCCCTGGCGTGACCTTTCATCAGAATATGGAAATTGGCACACAATCTATACAAGATACAAAAGATGGAGTGAGAATGGATTCTTTTGGCACTTGTTGTATCACCTTCAAAGCGTTAAACAGTTGTTAATGGACATAGTATTTGTTGATGGCTCAATTGTACCATTACATCGACATGGAGGAGGTGCTTTAAAAAAATAA
- the mtaB gene encoding tRNA (N(6)-L-threonylcarbamoyladenosine(37)-C(2))-methylthiotransferase MtaB codes for MAKPQEVVTQEVVTFGCRLNIYESEVIRTNLALSGLENVMVFNTCAVTKEAEKQSRQAIRKAKKNNHNARIIVTGCAAQNNPDIFANMVEVDKVLGNEEKLIASNYQFTEEKVAVNDIMSVTETANHLVASFDGKSRAFIQVQNGCNHRCTFCIIPYARGNSRSVPMGVIVQQLRTLVANGYNEVVFTGVDVTAYGSDLPGTPTFAQMIRRIIGLVPELKRLRLSSIDVAEIDDDLFDLMAYAPQIMPHFHISLQAGDDMILKRMKRRHNRQNVIDFCHKLRNLRTNVSFGADIIAGFPTENEVMFENTRKLISEADLQYLHVFPYSERDETPAARMPQVAKSVRKARAEILRVTGEQQLQQFFQRNIGHEVELLVEQNNIAHTENFIPVKLQGNFDVGQIIKSRLVAIEDNYMISEILV; via the coding sequence ATGGCTAAACCACAAGAAGTCGTAACTCAAGAGGTTGTAACTTTTGGCTGCCGATTAAATATTTATGAAAGTGAAGTGATTAGAACTAACTTAGCTCTTTCTGGTTTAGAAAATGTCATGGTATTTAATACTTGTGCTGTCACTAAGGAAGCTGAAAAACAATCACGTCAAGCAATTCGTAAAGCTAAGAAAAATAACCATAATGCAAGAATTATTGTTACTGGCTGTGCTGCTCAGAATAACCCAGATATTTTTGCTAATATGGTTGAGGTCGACAAAGTACTTGGTAATGAGGAAAAATTGATTGCTAGCAATTATCAATTTACTGAAGAAAAAGTAGCAGTAAATGATATAATGTCTGTTACGGAAACTGCTAATCATCTGGTGGCTAGCTTTGATGGCAAATCTCGGGCTTTTATTCAAGTGCAGAATGGTTGTAATCATCGTTGTACCTTCTGCATTATACCTTATGCTAGAGGCAATAGTCGCTCAGTCCCAATGGGAGTGATAGTACAGCAGTTAAGGACATTAGTAGCTAATGGGTATAATGAAGTAGTATTTACCGGAGTTGACGTTACGGCATATGGATCAGATTTACCAGGAACTCCAACTTTTGCCCAGATGATTAGAAGGATTATAGGGTTGGTTCCGGAACTAAAAAGACTTAGATTATCTTCTATTGATGTAGCTGAAATCGATGATGATTTGTTTGATTTGATGGCTTATGCTCCACAAATTATGCCGCATTTTCATATTAGTTTACAAGCTGGTGATGACATGATACTTAAGCGTATGAAACGTCGCCATAATCGTCAAAATGTTATTGATTTTTGTCATAAATTGCGTAACTTAAGAACAAATGTATCATTCGGGGCAGACATTATAGCTGGTTTCCCGACGGAAAATGAGGTAATGTTTGAGAATACAAGAAAACTTATCTCTGAGGCGGATTTGCAATATTTACATGTTTTCCCGTATTCTGAGCGTGATGAAACTCCAGCTGCCAGAATGCCGCAAGTAGCAAAATCTGTTAGAAAAGCTAGAGCAGAAATTTTAAGGGTAACAGGGGAGCAACAATTACAACAATTTTTCCAAAGGAATATAGGGCATGAAGTGGAATTACTTGTAGAGCAAAATAACATAGCTCATACAGAAAATTTTATTCCGGTAAAGTTGCAAGGTAATTTTGACGTTGGGCAAATTATTAAATCTCGGTTAGTTGCTATAGAGGATAATTATATGATTTCAGAAATTTTGGTATAG
- a CDS encoding invasion associated locus B family protein, whose amino-acid sequence MTKCVKKSLFVTAGLAVIGLGLFFGNPIRVDAAVKEGQAFSDWVVKCTTSADKKRICFLNQALNSTKDDKQQVLAIYQIGYFGSGKERNLKMIQIIPTDVSVAPGTSIISSKKLVAPGKYVNCTKDSCQAIADISDTDLKTILSSYDNPIVGFMNSAGQQVNLPFSTKGLEEGLKALK is encoded by the coding sequence ATGACAAAATGTGTTAAAAAATCATTATTTGTTACAGCCGGTCTTGCTGTAATAGGTTTAGGGTTATTTTTTGGTAATCCTATCAGAGTTGATGCTGCGGTTAAAGAAGGGCAAGCCTTTTCAGATTGGGTAGTTAAATGCACCACAAGTGCTGATAAAAAACGGATTTGTTTTTTAAATCAGGCTCTTAATTCTACTAAAGATGATAAACAACAGGTGTTGGCTATATATCAAATAGGCTATTTTGGTAGCGGTAAGGAAAGAAATTTAAAAATGATACAAATAATTCCTACTGACGTTTCTGTTGCTCCAGGTACGTCTATTATCAGTTCCAAAAAATTAGTTGCTCCAGGTAAGTACGTTAATTGCACAAAAGATTCTTGCCAGGCTATTGCTGATATATCAGACACTGATCTTAAAACCATTTTATCAAGCTATGATAATCCTATTGTTGGTTTTATGAATTCAGCCGGTCAACAGGTAAATTTGCCATTTTCCACGAAAGGTCTTGAAGAAGGTTTAAAAGCTTTAAAATAG
- a CDS encoding M16 family metallopeptidase, translating into MTFNSSKLNNGLTVVTYHMPNIKSVAINLIVNVGSRYEQYSEIGISHFLEHMAFKGTTTRTAKQIAEEFDSIGGQFNAYTGHEQTVYYSKILSENCYTALEILADILQNSVFSEEEIAKEYQVILQEIACVQDNPDELIHEKFYSSAYENQALGRSILGTYDSLAKFDKEHFSNYIDKHYNAGNIYLSVAGNVEHQQIVEFAEKLFCSLKDKPNNHFEKARYTGGHSVITKELEQTTLVLGFESVPYFNIQQLYHTQALSLILGNGMSSRLFQQIREKLGLAYSIGSYNSSHYDSGIFGIYVSTSHDKLPFLAEQLVNEINNISVEIKDSEIDRAKIQLKTSIHISQEDSSYKSEEIGKNFAVFGKYLPIEDTIEYIMNITNRDIINIANKIFASKPTLSIIGPNPLAIDYQKLSNDLAL; encoded by the coding sequence ATGACCTTTAACTCAAGCAAACTTAACAATGGACTAACTGTTGTTACTTACCATATGCCTAATATAAAATCCGTAGCTATTAATCTCATTGTTAATGTAGGTAGCCGCTATGAACAATATTCAGAAATAGGGATATCTCATTTTCTTGAACATATGGCATTTAAAGGAACAACAACTAGAACCGCTAAGCAAATTGCCGAAGAATTTGACTCTATAGGAGGGCAGTTTAATGCTTATACCGGTCATGAACAGACTGTTTATTACTCAAAAATATTGAGTGAGAATTGTTATACTGCTCTAGAAATATTGGCAGATATCTTGCAAAATTCAGTTTTTTCAGAAGAAGAAATAGCCAAAGAATATCAGGTGATTTTACAAGAAATTGCTTGTGTACAGGATAATCCCGATGAGCTTATTCACGAAAAATTTTACAGTAGTGCTTATGAAAATCAAGCACTTGGTCGGTCAATTTTGGGAACTTATGACAGTTTAGCAAAATTTGATAAGGAACATTTTAGCAATTATATTGATAAACATTATAATGCCGGAAATATTTACTTATCAGTGGCAGGAAATGTTGAGCATCAACAAATTGTAGAATTTGCTGAAAAATTATTTTGTTCATTAAAAGATAAACCAAATAATCATTTTGAGAAAGCTAGATACACTGGGGGGCATAGTGTTATTACCAAAGAACTTGAGCAAACTACCTTAGTTCTGGGGTTCGAAAGTGTACCCTATTTTAACATACAGCAATTATATCATACTCAAGCTCTGTCACTAATACTTGGTAACGGTATGTCATCAAGATTATTTCAACAAATCAGAGAAAAGCTTGGACTTGCCTACTCAATTGGTAGCTATAATAGCTCACACTATGATAGTGGGATTTTTGGCATATACGTTTCCACTAGTCATGATAAACTACCATTTCTTGCAGAACAATTAGTCAATGAAATTAACAATATTTCTGTAGAGATCAAAGATTCAGAAATTGATCGGGCTAAAATACAATTAAAAACTAGTATCCATATATCCCAAGAAGATTCATCTTATAAGTCAGAAGAAATTGGTAAGAATTTTGCTGTTTTTGGCAAATATTTACCTATTGAGGACACTATTGAATATATTATGAATATAACAAACCGAGATATCATAAATATTGCTAACAAAATATTTGCTAGCAAACCTACTTTATCTATTATTGGGCCTAATCCACTTGCCATAGATTATCAAAAATTATCCAATGATCTGGCTCTATGA
- a CDS encoding uroporphyrinogen-III synthase, protein MKSVLLTRSLEDNYDIIQELQRNHQCSFNYICCPLVEYQTLPLDGTLLYDYPNVIITSKFAAKILARHQNIEKKNMWIVGNSSKLILEQNNFIVQYVASNVQELLENIPPEIYHQTVYLSSNEITQDLPQAIKRHIIYQVKYATKLQHIAEIEKGINFILLYSQNCTKTFIELLIKNNLLESLANSLVITISKKVANIISSFTKNVVYCDNGQPQQMLELLIYNAQNNAKIRN, encoded by the coding sequence ATGAAATCGGTGCTATTAACTAGAAGCTTAGAAGATAATTACGACATTATTCAAGAGTTGCAGCGTAATCATCAATGTAGCTTTAACTATATATGTTGTCCTTTAGTGGAATATCAAACTTTGCCATTAGATGGTACCCTTTTATATGATTATCCTAATGTCATTATCACTAGTAAATTTGCTGCTAAAATCCTAGCCAGACATCAAAATATCGAAAAGAAGAATATGTGGATAGTCGGTAATTCATCAAAATTAATTCTAGAACAAAATAATTTTATAGTGCAATATGTTGCTAGCAATGTACAAGAGCTGCTAGAAAACATTCCACCAGAAATATATCACCAAACCGTATATTTGTCGTCAAATGAAATCACCCAAGATTTACCTCAAGCGATTAAAAGACACATTATTTATCAGGTAAAATATGCAACTAAGCTGCAGCACATAGCAGAAATTGAAAAGGGCATCAATTTTATTCTACTATATTCACAGAACTGCACTAAGACTTTTATTGAATTATTAATAAAAAATAATTTGCTAGAATCCTTAGCCAATAGTTTAGTTATTACTATAAGTAAAAAAGTAGCAAATATTATTAGCTCTTTTACTAAAAATGTGGTTTATTGTGATAATGGACAACCTCAGCAAATGTTAGAATTATTAATTTATAATGCCCAAAATAATGCAAAAATCAGAAACTAA
- a CDS encoding IS630 family transposase, producing the protein MEANAEKRCKYLEDIKDLATDALVYIDESGIEMNITQDRGWGKKGQTLQAKKSGKYYQRTNIIAGLVGNKSIAPFVFNGTCNTELFNNWVEQFLIKELIAGQVVILDNAAFHKSKKTKDLIESVGCRVIFLPPYSPDLNPIEKFWANMKRWIKQKIGLSQELYNTICAFFAVT; encoded by the coding sequence GTGGAAGCTAATGCTGAAAAGCGATGTAAGTATTTAGAAGATATCAAAGATCTAGCTACAGATGCGCTTGTGTATATAGATGAGAGCGGAATAGAGATGAACATTACCCAAGATAGAGGTTGGGGAAAGAAAGGTCAAACACTACAAGCAAAGAAGAGTGGGAAGTATTACCAAAGGACGAATATTATAGCAGGTTTGGTAGGTAATAAATCTATAGCCCCTTTTGTATTCAATGGCACCTGTAATACCGAACTATTTAATAATTGGGTAGAGCAATTTTTGATAAAAGAGCTTATAGCTGGTCAAGTTGTGATTTTAGACAATGCTGCTTTTCATAAGTCTAAGAAGACTAAAGATTTAATAGAATCAGTAGGATGTAGGGTAATATTTTTACCACCTTACTCTCCTGACCTAAATCCAATAGAGAAATTTTGGGCTAATATGAAAAGGTGGATTAAACAAAAAATCGGGCTTTCACAAGAATTGTATAACACCATTTGTGCATTCTTTGCTGTAACATAA